One genomic segment of Marinitoga piezophila KA3 includes these proteins:
- a CDS encoding potassium channel family protein: MLKKVKFFFRNLWKDPGNRLLSIIFVFIILIGFVLYFAEVGKNPEINSLFDAFWWLIVTIATVGYGDIVPSTTLGKTIGMITIITGVTLFSLISGSIASILVELRIRERKGLGYVKFKNHIAILGWNNHLEKTVEAMKKFINASDYNLVLVNQAEEEDYEDFRSKFPDLNIKFIHGDFTKENVLNRANIAHAKYIIILSDTYGGRSLEECDERTLISILLIRTINSEAKIFAEVIKEEKAKYILRAGADDIILSNEFNSVLLSSALISPAYHMLMREIVSLENMRVKLMPIPRSFIGKTFKELFEHFKQKENALVIGTLTTKKEFTINDLLNSDSSIDNFIRQKFEEAEEDFFEEEEKKENYELNLNPNDDYIISENDSHVFVIK, from the coding sequence ATGTTAAAAAAAGTAAAATTCTTTTTTAGAAATCTCTGGAAAGACCCTGGAAATAGATTATTAAGTATAATATTTGTTTTTATAATCCTTATAGGTTTTGTTTTATATTTTGCAGAAGTTGGTAAAAACCCGGAAATTAATAGCCTTTTTGATGCTTTCTGGTGGTTAATTGTTACTATCGCCACTGTTGGATATGGTGATATTGTGCCTTCTACTACTTTAGGAAAAACAATAGGAATGATTACAATAATTACCGGTGTAACTTTATTCTCTCTTATTTCAGGTAGTATTGCTTCAATTCTTGTTGAACTACGTATTCGAGAAAGGAAGGGGTTGGGTTACGTGAAATTTAAGAATCACATAGCAATATTGGGATGGAATAATCATCTTGAAAAAACAGTAGAAGCCATGAAAAAATTTATAAATGCCTCTGATTATAATCTTGTATTGGTAAACCAGGCGGAAGAAGAGGATTATGAAGATTTTCGTTCAAAATTTCCAGATTTAAATATAAAGTTTATTCATGGAGATTTTACAAAAGAAAACGTTTTAAACAGAGCAAATATTGCCCATGCAAAATATATTATAATACTTTCTGACACATATGGCGGACGAAGCCTGGAAGAATGTGATGAAAGGACATTAATAAGCATCCTTCTTATACGAACTATAAATAGTGAGGCTAAAATATTCGCTGAAGTTATAAAAGAAGAAAAAGCAAAATACATACTAAGAGCAGGAGCAGATGATATAATTTTAAGTAATGAATTTAATTCGGTACTATTATCTTCTGCACTAATATCTCCAGCATATCATATGCTAATGAGGGAAATTGTTTCTTTGGAAAATATGAGAGTAAAATTAATGCCAATTCCACGCTCTTTTATAGGAAAAACTTTCAAAGAGCTTTTTGAACACTTCAAACAGAAAGAAAACGCGCTTGTAATTGGTACATTAACAACCAAAAAAGAATTTACCATTAATGATCTTTTAAATTCCGATAGTTCTATTGACAATTTCATAAGACAGAAATTCGAAGAAGCAGAAGAAGACTTCTTTGAAGAAGAAGAAAAGAAAGAAAATTATGAATTAAATCTCAATCCAAATGACGATTATATTATTTCTGAAAATGATTCACATGTATTTGTGATAAAGTAG
- a CDS encoding methyl-accepting chemotaxis protein: MKIQGKIMAFFVISLLVVLLAFSGISILNSQKSLKASFTDKLIMARNLKMEFIGNLLEETTSDLEYVRNFEKIKDGFFNASNLFEDFMNVMTLDTIMKTLREIYIEKNPYKDKSQLYDYYYDEKFDKTGFSDEVMSTFYDYSVMHSDLQKDFRDFINIKGYSDLLLISPKGLVLYSVSKNEDFATDLNKANTILSELYRTLKEKNDNEVHFSKIGNYFGKPGFFAGIKVEDEDFGLYGYLVLRINIEKIDKILQDNSGMGETGVTYIVGNDYLMRNNIAGLNTILSQKVETEPVKKALNGESGVLITKNFEGKTVLSAYAPFKFKNIHWAFVSEVSVLEALRSANNVKNILIITSFVILILSIVLSVIFARRISNPLMELSKKVDKFAEGDFTVKFEAKGKDEVAMITNSLKNMTENLRNTFIWLREAGDRIEKSSNHLADISEKTSAANEDILDKARTIENNAENAAATTEELTSGVNEVSTAAQNVSEIAVEISQEVNITTELTQNGEKSIIEITEIISEAVDKSKQTEKTVAVLAQKAKNIGEIVDTITNITEQTNLLALNAAIEAARAGEAGKGFAVVADEIRKLAEESKKATEQIAVILNEIRNGAAEANKATDETVNVILNVEKSAEEVKEKFEEILERVESINMRVEGLTASAEEQSASTEEMAAASDKTAQMILEISNEITEITREIELESEDMESVSEKSVELSKLVDELNEKLNQFKI; the protein is encoded by the coding sequence ATGAAAATACAGGGAAAGATTATGGCATTTTTTGTAATATCGCTTTTGGTGGTATTATTGGCATTTTCGGGGATTAGTATTTTAAATTCACAAAAATCTTTAAAAGCGAGTTTTACAGATAAATTAATTATGGCGAGAAATTTAAAAATGGAATTTATAGGAAATTTACTTGAAGAAACAACTTCTGATCTTGAATATGTAAGAAATTTTGAAAAAATAAAGGATGGTTTCTTTAATGCTTCAAATCTTTTTGAAGATTTTATGAACGTAATGACATTGGATACAATAATGAAGACATTAAGAGAAATTTATATAGAAAAAAATCCATACAAAGACAAATCGCAATTATATGACTATTATTATGACGAAAAATTTGATAAAACAGGTTTTTCTGATGAAGTTATGAGCACTTTTTATGATTATAGTGTAATGCATTCAGATTTACAGAAGGATTTTAGAGATTTTATTAATATAAAAGGGTATAGCGATTTATTATTAATTTCTCCAAAAGGGTTAGTTTTGTATTCGGTAAGTAAAAATGAAGATTTTGCAACAGATTTAAATAAGGCAAATACGATTTTATCTGAATTATACAGGACTTTAAAAGAAAAGAATGACAATGAAGTGCATTTTTCAAAAATAGGAAATTATTTTGGTAAACCGGGATTTTTTGCAGGTATAAAGGTTGAAGATGAAGATTTTGGATTATATGGTTATTTAGTATTAAGAATTAATATTGAAAAAATAGATAAAATTTTACAGGATAATAGCGGTATGGGGGAAACAGGTGTAACTTATATTGTAGGAAACGATTATTTAATGAGAAATAATATTGCAGGGTTAAATACAATTCTCAGTCAAAAAGTTGAAACAGAACCTGTAAAAAAAGCATTAAATGGTGAATCTGGAGTTTTAATAACCAAAAATTTTGAAGGTAAAACAGTATTAAGTGCATATGCACCTTTTAAATTTAAAAATATTCATTGGGCTTTTGTATCTGAAGTTTCTGTATTGGAAGCATTAAGATCTGCTAATAACGTAAAAAATATTCTTATAATCACATCTTTTGTTATTTTGATTTTATCTATTGTTTTGTCTGTAATATTTGCAAGGAGAATATCAAATCCATTGATGGAATTAAGTAAAAAAGTTGATAAATTTGCAGAGGGTGATTTTACAGTTAAGTTTGAAGCTAAAGGTAAAGATGAGGTTGCAATGATTACCAATTCTTTGAAGAACATGACGGAAAATCTTAGAAATACATTTATCTGGTTAAGAGAAGCAGGAGATAGAATTGAAAAATCATCAAATCATCTTGCAGATATTTCAGAAAAAACCAGTGCAGCAAATGAAGATATTTTAGATAAAGCAAGAACAATAGAAAATAATGCTGAAAATGCTGCTGCTACCACAGAAGAATTAACCTCTGGGGTTAATGAAGTATCAACAGCAGCACAGAATGTTTCTGAAATAGCGGTTGAAATTTCTCAAGAGGTAAATATAACAACTGAACTAACCCAAAATGGTGAAAAATCGATAATTGAAATTACAGAAATTATCAGTGAAGCAGTTGATAAATCTAAACAGACGGAAAAAACTGTTGCAGTATTAGCTCAAAAAGCGAAGAATATTGGAGAGATTGTAGATACCATAACCAATATAACAGAACAAACTAATTTATTGGCATTAAATGCAGCAATAGAGGCAGCAAGAGCAGGAGAAGCAGGAAAAGGTTTTGCTGTAGTTGCCGATGAAATTAGAAAACTTGCAGAAGAAAGTAAAAAAGCTACAGAACAAATAGCGGTGATATTAAATGAAATAAGAAACGGTGCAGCTGAGGCAAATAAGGCAACAGACGAAACAGTAAATGTAATTTTAAATGTTGAAAAGAGTGCAGAAGAGGTCAAAGAGAAGTTTGAAGAGATTCTCGAAAGAGTTGAAAGCATAAATATGAGAGTTGAAGGATTAACTGCCAGTGCAGAAGAACAAAGCGCTTCAACAGAAGAAATGGCAGCAGCAAGCGATAAAACTGCTCAGATGATTCTTGAAATTTCAAATGAAATTACTGAAATTACAAGAGAAATAGAATTAGAAAGCGAAGATATGGAAAGTGTAAGTGAAAAATCGGTGGAATTATCGAAATTAGTGGATGAATTAAATGAAAAATTAAATCAATTTAAGATATAA
- the pnp gene encoding polyribonucleotide nucleotidyltransferase, giving the protein MKVWETELFGRKLVIEHGKMAKQAHGSVLLRYGKSAILITATASKEAKEGVDFLPLTVEFQEKFYAIGRIPGGFVKREGRPSEEAILSSRLIDRPIRPLFPKDFHNDIQVIVTALSMDNDDSIETWGITGASFALNVSPIPFEGMVAGVRLGYVDGEFIVFPTQEELKRSRMDIVVAGTKEAITMVEGEALEVSEEEMVKALMFAHDAIKQIVEFQEKVISEFNIEKWEVVPPEIPEGFVEDFEKLIDNEELKKRILVKGKKDRDEALGSYEKELLERFQSEYVEKWDNETYEANKKFLKEAFDDAIKKLMRKMIIEENTRADGRKIDEIRPITCEVGLFEKTHGSALFTRGETQSLGVVTLGQPFDVQIIDTVFEEGEKRFMLHYNFPPYSTGEVKGLRLSRREIGHGHLAERALKNLLPSEEEFPYIIRVVSEILESNGSSSMATVCSGSLALMDAGVPMPKHIAGVAMGLIFEDDKFVVLTDILGMEDHLGDMDFKVTGTRDGITAFQMDVKVAGVNEEVLTEALDRAKKARLHILDIMYNTIPEPRKELSPYAPLIKTTTIPLDKISEVIGPGGRVIKGIGKDYDVEVSIDDETGLTKVSGTDLKKIEEAINYIQNIIKEVKAGEAFDGKVVRIENYGLFVEILPGKQGLLHISNLGKDAKEAIKGFKIGDVIKVEVISIDDSGKIQLKKFGEPTAPRRNNNNRRHYEKKPEEKND; this is encoded by the coding sequence ATGAAGGTATGGGAAACAGAATTATTTGGAAGGAAGCTTGTAATCGAACATGGAAAGATGGCGAAACAGGCTCATGGATCTGTTTTGTTAAGATATGGGAAATCAGCGATACTTATTACAGCAACTGCCTCAAAAGAAGCAAAAGAAGGCGTTGATTTCTTGCCATTAACAGTAGAGTTCCAGGAAAAATTTTATGCAATAGGTAGAATTCCTGGCGGATTTGTAAAAAGAGAAGGAAGGCCAAGTGAAGAGGCTATATTGTCTTCAAGGCTTATAGATAGGCCTATAAGACCATTATTCCCAAAGGATTTTCATAATGATATTCAGGTAATTGTAACTGCATTATCAATGGATAATGATGATAGTATAGAAACATGGGGTATAACAGGCGCATCATTTGCATTAAATGTTTCACCAATTCCATTTGAAGGTATGGTTGCAGGTGTTAGACTTGGATATGTAGATGGTGAATTTATTGTATTCCCAACTCAGGAGGAGTTAAAAAGAAGCAGGATGGATATTGTTGTTGCAGGAACTAAAGAAGCAATAACAATGGTTGAAGGTGAAGCCTTAGAAGTATCAGAAGAAGAAATGGTAAAGGCTTTAATGTTTGCTCATGATGCAATAAAGCAAATTGTGGAATTTCAGGAAAAAGTAATTTCTGAATTTAATATAGAAAAATGGGAAGTTGTTCCACCGGAAATTCCAGAAGGTTTTGTTGAAGATTTTGAAAAATTAATAGATAATGAAGAATTAAAGAAAAGAATTCTTGTAAAAGGTAAAAAGGATAGAGATGAAGCTCTTGGAAGTTATGAAAAAGAATTGCTTGAAAGATTCCAGAGTGAATATGTTGAAAAATGGGACAATGAAACATATGAAGCAAATAAAAAATTCTTAAAAGAAGCATTTGATGATGCTATTAAAAAGTTAATGAGAAAGATGATTATAGAAGAAAATACCAGAGCCGATGGAAGGAAAATAGATGAAATCAGACCTATAACCTGTGAAGTTGGATTATTTGAAAAAACACATGGTTCAGCATTATTTACAAGAGGAGAAACACAGAGTTTAGGTGTTGTAACTCTTGGTCAGCCATTTGACGTTCAAATAATAGATACAGTTTTCGAAGAAGGCGAAAAAAGATTTATGCTTCACTATAATTTCCCACCTTATTCCACAGGTGAAGTAAAGGGTTTAAGGTTAAGCAGAAGGGAAATTGGACATGGACATCTTGCTGAAAGAGCTTTAAAGAATTTATTGCCTTCAGAAGAAGAATTCCCATATATTATACGTGTGGTTTCTGAAATTTTAGAATCAAACGGTTCTTCATCAATGGCTACAGTATGTTCAGGTTCATTGGCATTAATGGATGCAGGTGTTCCAATGCCAAAACATATTGCCGGTGTTGCAATGGGGCTTATCTTTGAAGACGATAAATTTGTTGTTTTAACAGATATTCTCGGAATGGAAGACCATCTTGGAGATATGGACTTTAAAGTTACAGGTACAAGAGATGGAATAACTGCGTTCCAGATGGATGTTAAGGTTGCTGGGGTTAATGAAGAAGTATTAACAGAAGCTTTAGATAGAGCTAAGAAAGCAAGATTGCATATTCTTGACATTATGTATAATACAATTCCTGAACCAAGAAAAGAGTTATCACCATATGCACCGCTTATTAAAACAACGACAATTCCACTTGATAAAATCTCAGAAGTAATAGGACCAGGTGGAAGAGTAATTAAAGGTATTGGAAAAGATTATGATGTAGAGGTTTCAATAGATGATGAAACAGGTCTTACAAAGGTTAGTGGTACTGATTTAAAGAAAATAGAAGAAGCAATTAATTATATCCAGAATATCATAAAAGAAGTAAAAGCCGGTGAAGCTTTTGATGGGAAAGTTGTAAGAATTGAAAATTACGGATTATTTGTTGAGATATTGCCGGGAAAACAGGGATTATTGCATATCTCAAACCTTGGAAAAGACGCCAAAGAAGCTATAAAAGGGTTTAAAATAGGTGATGTAATAAAGGTTGAAGTAATCAGTATAGATGACAGTGGAAAGATTCAGTTAAAAAAATTTGGAGAACCAACAGCTCCAAGAAGAAATAATAATAATCGAAGACATTATGAAAAAAAGCCGGAGGAAAAGAATGATTGA
- a CDS encoding M16 family metallopeptidase, with product MIEKVVIDNRLEVLLLPRDTIRSVSVIAAVRNGSSHETEEVMGISHLIEHSVFRGTENRNMVEIKRPIEEFGGSINAFTGKNLTAYYAKVPLTASEIGLEIIMDIIFNAKFDENEIEKEKRIVLDEIAMYEDEPVDNVFEQLNKIMFSNTFANPILGTKESVSKLNAEILKDYYSREYTPENTVLMLVGPGKELEKLVLKIGSLLPERKGKKNKFNSPVFKESVQRKEKEKEELSQIYVSYAFKAPSKMSKDFYPSMVLKTFLGSGMSSLLFTRIREEAGLAYEISADYSGYNETGVFNIFAATVPENFERLNGIIFDTINNLKNMEDIEKWIEYGKKRLSGRYMLETENSLNFGFLALDYYLAFDKIIDIDNIVNIINAQSKKDILDNAIKIFENEPYISVVKPKG from the coding sequence ATGATTGAAAAAGTTGTTATAGATAATAGATTAGAAGTTTTGTTACTTCCCAGAGACACCATCAGGAGTGTCTCTGTTATTGCTGCAGTAAGAAATGGTTCATCACATGAAACAGAAGAAGTAATGGGAATCTCTCATTTAATTGAACACTCCGTTTTTAGAGGTACAGAAAACCGAAATATGGTTGAAATAAAAAGGCCTATAGAAGAATTTGGTGGTTCAATAAATGCATTTACCGGAAAGAATCTTACAGCATATTATGCAAAAGTTCCATTAACAGCTTCTGAAATAGGACTGGAAATAATAATGGATATTATCTTTAATGCAAAATTTGATGAAAATGAGATAGAAAAAGAGAAAAGAATAGTTTTAGATGAAATTGCAATGTATGAAGACGAACCAGTTGATAATGTTTTTGAACAATTAAATAAAATAATGTTTTCAAATACATTTGCCAATCCGATATTGGGAACCAAAGAAAGCGTTTCAAAATTAAATGCTGAAATTTTAAAAGATTATTATAGTCGTGAATATACACCTGAAAATACAGTTTTAATGCTTGTTGGACCTGGGAAAGAACTTGAAAAGCTTGTTTTAAAAATAGGTTCATTATTACCTGAAAGAAAAGGAAAGAAAAACAAATTTAACAGTCCGGTTTTTAAGGAATCTGTGCAAAGAAAAGAAAAGGAAAAAGAAGAATTATCTCAAATATATGTTTCATATGCATTTAAAGCTCCATCAAAAATGTCAAAGGACTTTTATCCTTCTATGGTATTAAAAACATTTTTAGGAAGCGGAATGAGCTCGTTGTTATTTACCAGAATACGCGAAGAAGCAGGTCTTGCATACGAAATATCTGCAGATTATTCTGGTTATAATGAAACAGGTGTATTTAATATATTTGCAGCCACAGTACCGGAAAACTTTGAACGTTTAAACGGTATAATCTTTGATACTATCAATAATTTAAAAAATATGGAAGATATAGAAAAATGGATTGAATATGGTAAAAAAAGATTATCAGGAAGATATATGCTTGAAACAGAAAATAGCCTTAATTTTGGATTTTTGGCTCTGGATTATTATCTTGCATTTGATAAGATAATAGATATTGATAATATTGTTAATATAATTAATGCCCAAAGCAAAAAAGATATACTGGACAACGCAATAAAAATTTTTGAAAATGAACCGTATATATCGGTTGTTAAACCTAAAGGTTAA
- a CDS encoding HD-GYP domain-containing protein, whose protein sequence is MSKVKITDLKPGMIVGEDIYNLKNRLSLKKGQELDEKTIKMLISSDITEIEILSSESLGTGFVEKEFEELPPIIDEEVYNRWIESVGHVFSHFSKEELYISLNNLTEEIYKKFDIKKENIVLNFLNSIGNESLLYHSMNTAILVSLIAKKVELPYIMYKQTVKFALIHDIGYAMLGDRVINDFESEETNATLHTIVAFKKLQGLKNVLNHEILDSILYHHERFDGKGKFQMKGEKIPPLVRITQVADAYTSLTEIGYTPYEALSWILKRSGFLFDPYYVGQLYEVTGYYPTGTRVKLNNGQVGIVLKRNEIEIFPLVLVDNEKIQTGPDTNLYIQEVIK, encoded by the coding sequence TTGAGCAAAGTAAAAATTACGGATTTAAAACCCGGCATGATTGTAGGAGAAGATATATATAACTTAAAAAATAGATTAAGTTTAAAAAAGGGTCAGGAATTAGATGAAAAGACCATAAAGATGCTCATTTCCTCAGATATCACAGAAATAGAGATTTTATCCTCTGAATCGCTTGGGACGGGATTTGTAGAAAAGGAATTTGAAGAGTTACCACCTATAATAGATGAAGAGGTTTATAATAGATGGATTGAATCCGTTGGGCATGTTTTTAGTCATTTTTCTAAAGAAGAGTTGTATATATCCTTAAACAATTTAACAGAAGAGATATATAAAAAATTTGATATAAAAAAAGAAAATATAGTATTGAATTTTCTAAATTCAATAGGAAATGAAAGTTTACTATATCATTCAATGAATACAGCAATTTTAGTATCATTAATTGCCAAAAAAGTGGAATTACCATATATTATGTATAAACAAACGGTGAAATTTGCACTAATTCATGATATTGGTTATGCAATGCTCGGCGATAGGGTAATTAACGATTTTGAAAGTGAAGAAACCAATGCCACATTACATACAATTGTTGCATTTAAAAAATTACAGGGTTTAAAAAACGTATTAAATCATGAAATATTGGATAGTATTTTATATCATCATGAACGCTTTGATGGTAAAGGAAAATTTCAGATGAAAGGTGAAAAAATTCCACCGCTTGTTAGAATTACCCAGGTTGCAGACGCATATACCTCATTAACAGAAATAGGATATACGCCATATGAAGCTTTATCATGGATTTTAAAAAGATCAGGTTTTTTATTCGATCCGTATTATGTTGGACAATTATACGAAGTTACGGGATATTATCCAACAGGAACACGTGTAAAATTGAATAATGGACAGGTAGGGATTGTGCTAAAACGAAATGAAATAGAAATTTTTCCATTGGTTCTTGTGGATAATGAAAAAATACAAACAGGTCCCGATACAAATCTCTACATCCAGGAGGTTATAAAATGA
- a CDS encoding HD-GYP domain-containing protein: MKVISLNKAQFGMVLAMDVRDTTGKVIFKKNTPLDEKVIAVLKKSGIFTIPVKNQKNTITGLQKETQKYGVVSKEHLDLGFKKIKSVFKVLEDSGNIDIDTVVDIASTIKEDIEKNFSDKLFVPLKKLQTFDEYLYSHSLNVMIISTLLGVEAGIIGDELLSLSISALLHDIGKTKVPIEIMNAPRKLTQEEMQIMRNHVKFGKELCIQNNIKDIGIVAGVYEHHERFDGKGYLEGKTNEMISDFGKLISIADVYDALTSTRSYKGPWTPYKTISFILSNVEKQFDGRFAQGLINAFGVYPVGTRVKLSNGQFGTIVASNRSNKIRPLIKIDRGDTIDLSEEKTIRIVEVLDYIYIE; this comes from the coding sequence ATGAAAGTAATTTCTTTGAATAAAGCACAATTTGGAATGGTATTAGCTATGGATGTTAGAGATACAACGGGAAAAGTAATATTTAAGAAAAATACACCGCTTGACGAAAAGGTTATTGCTGTTTTAAAGAAAAGCGGTATATTTACCATTCCTGTGAAAAATCAAAAAAATACGATAACAGGTCTTCAAAAAGAAACCCAAAAATATGGAGTGGTAAGCAAAGAGCATCTTGATTTAGGATTTAAAAAGATAAAAAGTGTATTTAAAGTTCTGGAAGATTCTGGAAATATAGATATTGATACCGTAGTGGATATTGCCTCAACAATAAAAGAAGATATAGAAAAAAACTTTTCAGATAAACTATTTGTTCCATTAAAAAAGTTGCAAACATTTGACGAATATTTATATTCGCACTCCTTGAATGTTATGATTATAAGTACATTGCTGGGTGTAGAAGCGGGTATTATAGGCGATGAATTGTTAAGCTTATCAATTTCAGCATTACTTCATGATATAGGAAAAACAAAGGTGCCTATTGAAATTATGAATGCTCCGAGAAAATTAACTCAGGAAGAAATGCAAATAATGAGAAATCATGTAAAGTTTGGTAAAGAATTATGTATTCAGAATAATATTAAAGATATAGGGATTGTTGCCGGGGTATATGAACACCATGAGCGTTTTGATGGTAAAGGATATTTAGAAGGAAAAACAAATGAAATGATAAGTGATTTTGGAAAGCTTATTTCCATAGCAGATGTATATGATGCGCTTACCAGCACAAGAAGTTATAAGGGGCCATGGACACCATATAAAACAATATCCTTTATATTAAGTAATGTTGAAAAACAATTTGATGGAAGATTTGCTCAGGGATTAATAAATGCTTTTGGAGTTTATCCTGTTGGAACGAGAGTAAAATTAAGTAACGGACAATTTGGTACTATAGTAGCTTCAAATCGTTCCAATAAAATCAGACCTTTAATAAAAATCGATAGAGGCGATACAATAGATCTTTCCGAAGAAAAAACTATAAGAATAGTTGAAGTTTTAGACTATATCTATATAGAATAA
- a CDS encoding HD-GYP domain-containing protein has translation MKFLPLNKIKSGMILAMDVKDIDGNIIFKKGKVIDSNVLNTLQKNNILKVPINELKRKSAQSVQNIKEMAYTHSFLSKEVLERSFSQVKDLFAELEKGGDVDIDKATEVASTVTDEMQKNFSDKIYIPLKKLKTYDEYLYSHSLNVMILGSLIGFEAGIRGDELTELALSGLLHDIGKTKVDLEILNAPRKLSAEEFEVMKKHVMYTKEILENNRFVSDKILRGAIEHHERYDGTGYFFKKKGKDISEFGRILALADVYDALTSKRVYKDPWTPYKTLSFILSHVTKSFDPEYTQHLINAFGLFPAGMVVQLSNNKIGIVVASNKANKMKPIVKIDDELVDTAEDKTLRIVKILGYKYIDED, from the coding sequence ATGAAATTTTTACCGTTAAATAAAATAAAAAGCGGTATGATATTGGCAATGGATGTAAAAGACATTGATGGCAATATCATATTTAAAAAAGGTAAGGTTATAGATTCCAATGTTTTGAACACACTTCAAAAAAATAATATATTAAAAGTTCCAATAAACGAATTAAAAAGAAAATCTGCACAGTCAGTGCAGAATATAAAAGAAATGGCATATACCCATAGTTTTTTAAGTAAAGAGGTATTGGAAAGAAGTTTTTCACAGGTAAAAGATCTTTTTGCTGAACTGGAAAAAGGCGGAGATGTTGACATAGACAAGGCAACAGAGGTTGCTTCAACAGTAACCGATGAAATGCAAAAAAATTTTTCAGACAAAATATATATACCCTTGAAAAAATTAAAAACATATGATGAATATCTGTATTCTCATTCATTAAATGTTATGATTCTGGGATCTTTAATAGGATTTGAGGCCGGTATTAGAGGTGATGAATTAACAGAATTAGCTTTATCGGGATTATTGCATGATATTGGAAAAACAAAGGTGGATCTTGAAATATTAAACGCACCAAGAAAATTATCTGCAGAAGAGTTTGAAGTTATGAAAAAACATGTTATGTACACAAAAGAAATTTTAGAAAATAATAGATTTGTTAGCGATAAGATATTACGAGGTGCAATTGAGCATCATGAAAGATATGATGGAACAGGATATTTTTTCAAGAAAAAAGGAAAGGATATCTCGGAATTTGGAAGAATATTAGCCCTTGCAGATGTATATGATGCATTAACAAGTAAAAGGGTATATAAGGATCCATGGACGCCATACAAGACATTATCTTTTATATTATCACATGTAACCAAAAGTTTTGACCCTGAATATACTCAACATTTAATAAATGCATTTGGATTATTTCCAGCTGGAATGGTTGTTCAGTTAAGCAATAATAAAATAGGAATTGTAGTAGCATCTAATAAAGCCAATAAAATGAAACCAATAGTAAAAATAGATGATGAACTTGTTGATACTGCAGAAGACAAAACGTTGAGAATAGTAAAAATTTTAGGATATAAATATATAGATGAAGATTAA